A part of Rattus rattus isolate New Zealand chromosome 6, Rrattus_CSIRO_v1, whole genome shotgun sequence genomic DNA contains:
- the Ino80b gene encoding INO80 complex subunit B: MSACVPTVSSPLPLQDPMSKLWRRGSTSGAMEPPEPGETLELSLAGAHGHGVHKKKHKKHKKKHKKKHHQEEEAGPTLQAPAKPQLKLKIKLGGQVLGTKSVPTFTVIPEGPRSPSPLMVVDNEEEPMEGVPLEQYRAWLDEDSNLSPSPLRDLPGDLEGQEEEEEQRWLDALEKGELDDNGDLKKEINERLLTARQRALLQKARSQPSPTLPLPVAGGCPAPALTEEMLLKREERARKRRLQAARRAEEHKNQTIERLTKTAAPSGRGGRGAARGERRGGRAAAPAPAPMVRYSSGAQGSTLSFPPGVPTPAAVAQRPAPSGPAPRCSVPGCPHPRRYACSRTGQALCSLQCYRINLQLRLGGPEGPGSPLLAT, from the exons ATGTCGGCTTGTGTCCCGACCGTTTCCAGTCCTCTCCCTTTGCAGGACCCCATGAGCAAGCTGTGGCGGCGCGGGAGCACGTCTGGGGCTATGGAGCCCCCTGAGCCAG GGGAAACGCTGGAGTTGAGCCTGGCAGGTGCCCACGGCCACGGAGTACacaagaaaaaacacaagaaacataaaaagaaacacaagaaaaagcatCATCAGGAAGAGGAGGCCGGACCGACGCTGCAGGCTCCTGCAAAGCCCCAACTTAAACTTAAAATCAAGCTGGGTGGACAGGTCCTGGGCACCAAGAG TGTCCCTACTTTCACTGTGATCCCGGAGGGGCCTCGATCACCTTCTCCCCTGATGGTAGTGGATAATGAAGAGGAACCTATGGAAGGCGTGCCTCTGGAGCAGTACCGAGCCTGGCTGG ATGAAGACAGTaatctgtccccctccccacttcgGGACCTGCCAGGGGATCTGGagggccaggaggaagaggaggaacagagaTGGTTAGATGCCTTGGAGAAGGGAGAGCTAGATGACAACGGAGACCTCAAGAAGGAGATCAATGAGCGGCTGCTTACTGCAAGACAA CGAGCCCTGCTCCAGAAGGCTCGGAGTCAGCCGTCACCGACTCTGCCTCTGCCGGTGGCTGGGGGCTGCCCAGCCCCTGCCCTCACGGAAGAGATGCTGCTGAAGCGTGAGGAGCGTGCGCGGAAGCGGCGGCTGCAGGCCGCGAGGCGGGCTGAGGAGCATAAGAATCAGACAATTGAGCGCCTCACAAAGACAGCTGCTCCTAGCGGGCGAGGAGGGCGCGGGGCAGCACGGGGTGAGCGGCGCGGAGGCCGGGCCGCTGCCCCGGCTCCTGCACCCATGGTGCGCTACAGCAGCGGGGCACAGGGCTCCACCTTGTCTTTTCCTCCCGGCGTTCCCACACCCGCGGCGGTGGCACAGCGGCCTGCCCCGTCGGGCCCCGCTCCACGCTGCTCTGTCCCCGGCTGCCCCCACCCGCGCCGTTACGCCTGCTCCCGCACCGGCCAGGCCCTTTGCAGCCTACAGTGCTACCGCATCAACCTGCAACTACGGCTGGGAGGACCCGAGGGTCCGGGGTCCCCACTCCTGGCCACCTAA